The following are encoded in a window of Methanosarcinales archaeon genomic DNA:
- a CDS encoding type II toxin-antitoxin system RelE/ParE family toxin, whose product MFDIKYSKQAVKFLKSLDKKLVSRILIKIEKLREEHFQHDSKKVEGYNEKLFRIRVGDYRILYEVDHKGNLIGIIKIDKRSRIY is encoded by the coding sequence ATGTTTGACATTAAATATTCAAAACAAGCAGTAAAATTTTTAAAATCTCTTGACAAGAAGCTTGTTTCGAGAATCCTCATCAAGATTGAAAAATTAAGAGAAGAACATTTTCAACATGATTCTAAAAAGGTTGAAGGGTATAATGAGAAATTATTCCGGATTAGAGTTGGGGATTACAGAATATTATATGAAGTTGATCACAAAGGAAATCTAATCGGCATTATCAAAATAGA